The Amblyomma americanum isolate KBUSLIRL-KWMA chromosome 3, ASM5285725v1, whole genome shotgun sequence genome window below encodes:
- the LOC144124916 gene encoding uncharacterized protein LOC144124916 produces MSRPAQTWPIVSGPKSLPLNVPYSVVMANFESPTKFWLRLADSKLPYIKDFVNGVNRHLYTVQLGQYCVADTRTLAGLARACVTDVHRNAAGWDVSAKVYCLDHGLTLVLSLDRLYSLLAKDARTPCVAIPCCLHGVATCTRPPPPWRPSENAELEAVFVGVSGTGVFQTKLFVLRYKEGTVAKCDAAEDFTLAKEAAAKIRYLQSR; encoded by the coding sequence ATGTCAAGGCCAGCGCAGACGTGGCCGATAGTTTCTGGCCCCAAAAGCCTTCCCCTCAACGTGCCTTATTCCGTGGTAATGGCTAACTTTGAAAGCCCGACGAAGTTCTGGCTGCGACTCGCCGACAGCAAACTTCCGTATATAAAGGACTTCGTGAACGGTGTCAACAGACACCTGTACACTGTCCAACTAGGCCAGTATTGCGTGGCCGACACGAGAACGTTGGCTGGCCTAGCCCGCGCGTGCGTGACCGATGTACACCGAAACGCGGCGGGGTGGGACGTTTCGGCCAAGGTGTACTGTTTGGACCACGGCCTGACGCTCGTTCTGAGCCTTGACAGGCTGTACTCGCTGTTAGCAAAGGACGCCAGGACTCCGTGCGTCGCCATCCCGTGCTGCCTGCACGGCGTGGCGACGTGCACTCGACCCCCGCCTCCGTGGCGGCCGAGCGAAAATGCCGAATTGGAGGCCGTCTTTGTTGGAGTCTCGGGCACCGGTGTGTTCCAGACAAAACTCTTCGTGCTCCGATACAAGGAGGGCACAGTTGCGAAGTGTGACGCAGCCGAAGACTTCACCCTAGCTAAGGAAGCTGCGGCCAAAATACGATACCTGCAGTCAAGGTAG